The following proteins are encoded in a genomic region of Corylus avellana chromosome ca4, CavTom2PMs-1.0:
- the LOC132179876 gene encoding UPF0481 protein At3g47200-like, translating to MEWMIQVNDELENMADIYTSTEMERWQKSSIYKVPARVTDLNTKEYIPQAVSFGPYHLGKKHLNQMEEHKHRALLHFLKRCRKPLELFINALAQVVQELKDSYEPLDPVWKYDTPRFLQLMILDGCFMLEILRTSTSVLDDYAPTDPIFSNHGKLYLMPYIKRDMLMLENQLPMLVLDRLVHVENNEAKDKEFVNNLIVQFCSLSPNTRISKMGKCLHVLDLHRKSLLRENHRQKSRQRKSAGVNHAIGGDEIIRSAAELYEAGIRFKKSTSGSLKDISFTGGVLRLPVIVVDDATESMFLNLIAFERFHVGAGNEITSYIFFMENIIDNTNDVALLHSSRIIQNAIGSDKAVAKLFNSLSKDITLDP from the exons ATGGAATGGATGATACAAGTTAATGATGAACTCGAAAACATGGCGGATATATATACTTCAACTGAAATGGAGCGGTGGCAAAAGAGTTCAATCTACAAAGTACCGGCACGCGTCACAGACCTAAACACAAAGGAGTACATACCTCAGGCAGTCTCCTTCGGGCCTTACCATCTTGGGAAAAAGCATTTAAACCAGATGGAGGAGCACAAGCACCGAGCACTCCTCCATTTCCTAAAGAGATGCAGAAAACCTCTTGAATTGTTCATCAACGCTTTAGCCCAAGTGGTGCAAGAGTTGAAAGACTCGTATGAGCCGCTTGATCCGGTGTGGAAATATGACACTCCCAGATTCCTGCAACTAATGATTCTGGACGGCTGTTTTATGCTTGAAATCCTGCGTACCTCGACTAGTGTTTTGGATGACTATGCTCCCACTGATCCAATATTCAGCAATCATGGGAAGCTCTATCTCATGCCATATATCAAGCGTGACATGCTGATGCTTGAAAATCAGCTGCCAATGCTGGTTCTTGACCGGCTGGTTCATGTCGAGAACAATGAGGCGAAG GATAAAGAGTTTGTCAACAATCTCATAGTCCAGTTCTGCTCCCTCTCACCCAACACTCGCATTTCAAAGATGGGTAAATGCTTGCACGTATTGGATCTGCATAGGAAGAGCCTGCTTCGGGAAAACCACAGGCAAAAATCACGTCAAAGGAAGTCGGCCGGAGTAAACCACGCAATTGGTGGTGACGAGATCATTCGATCTGCTGCAGAGCTTTATGAAGCCGGAATCAGGTTCAAGAAAAGCACAAGTGGGAGCCTCAAAGACATCTCCTTCACTGGCGGGGTCCTTAGGCTCCCAGTCATCGTTGTGGATGATGCCACGGAGTCAATGTTCTTGAACCTTATAGCCTTTGAGCGTTTCCATGTAGGGGCAGGCAACGAGATTACgtcctatatatttttcatggaGAACATCATTGACAATACCAATGACGTTGCCCTTCTACACTCGAGCAGGATCATACAGAATGCCATCGGTAGTGACAAAGCCGTTGCCAAACTCTTCAACTCACTCTCCAAGGATATAACTCTCGACCCATAG